A genomic region of Saccopteryx bilineata isolate mSacBil1 chromosome 1, mSacBil1_pri_phased_curated, whole genome shotgun sequence contains the following coding sequences:
- the LOC136320815 gene encoding LOW QUALITY PROTEIN: olfactory receptor 5G25-like (The sequence of the model RefSeq protein was modified relative to this genomic sequence to represent the inferred CDS: inserted 3 bases in 2 codons; substituted 1 base at 1 genomic stop codon) — MDYGNQTLVIEFILLGLTNCFQHQVVLFVSFLLVSLVTFLGNVGMITLVWVDSXLHTPMYFFLSHLPFVDVCSSSAIGPKVLTDIFVGKKVISLFGCAAQLWFFXSFVVTECFLLASMASDRYMAICKLLLYTLTMSQQVCVQLVVGPYTMAVXTMTHTVFTFCLPYCGPKIINHFFCDLPPVLSLAWADTRVNKFLLFILAGALGVFSGTIILVSYIYIVTAILMIRSADGRIKAFSTCSSHLTAVSILYGTLFFIYVRPSSGFSLDINKVVPVFYIAVILMLNPLLYSLRNKEVKDSFRRIFERKKFLMSR, encoded by the exons ATGGATTACGGAAATCAAACTTTGGTGATTGAGTTTATTTTGTTGGGATTAACAAATTGTTTTCAACACCAGGTTGTTCTCTTTGTGTCATTTCTGTTGGTTTCTCTTGTCACTTTTCTGGGAAACGTGGGGATGATCACCCTCGTTTGGGTAGACTCCTGACTCCACACccccatgtatttttttctcagcCACTTGCCCTTTGTGGATGTGTGCTCCTCTTCTGCCATTGGTCCCAAGGTATTGACTGACATCTTTGTGGGGAAAAAAGTAATCTCTCTCTTTGGTTGTGCTGCTCAGCTttggtttt tgtcatttgtagtGACAGAGTGTTTCCTCCTGGCTTCCATGGCATCTGATCGATATATGGCTATTTGTAAACTCTTGTTGTATACACTCACTATGTCCCAGCAGGTCTGTGTGCAGCTGGTGGTAGGGCCGTATACCATGGCCGT TACCATGACCCATACTGTGTTCACCTTTTGCCTGCCTTACTGTGGTCCAAAAATCATCAATCATTTCTTCTGCGACCTTCCTCCAGTTCTTTCCCTGGCATGGGCAGACACTCGGGTCAATAAATTTTTGCTTTTCATCTTGGCTGGAGCTTTAGGAGTGTTCAGTGGCACCATTATCTTGGTTTCCTACATTTACATCGTCACTGCCATCCTGATGATTCGCTCGGCTGATGGGAGAATCAAGGCCTTCTCCACCTGCTCTTCTCACCTGACAGCAGTCTCCATCCTTTATGGGACACTCTTCTTTATCTATGTACGTCCAAGTTCTGGTTTCTCTCTGGACATCAATAAAGTGGTGCCTGTGTTTTACATAGCTGTGATTCTCATGTTAAACCCACTTCTCTACAGCCTGAGAAACAAGGAAGTCAAGGATTCATTCAGAAGgatatttgaaagaaagaagttCCTGATGAGTAGGTGA